ATCGGCGGTCAGTCGTCGATCGCGAGGCTGTAGAGACGCTTGCGGGCGTCGGAAAACGAGAAGCGCGACTCGATGACGTTCTCCTCGTCGAGGCGGCTCAGGGCGTAGCGGACGGTGCGGGCGGGCAGCAGCGTCTCCTCGGCGATCTGTTGCTGGGTCATCGTGTCGTTGTACTCGAGGACCTTCGCGACGAGTTTCGCGCTCGGGGG
The Salinilacihabitans rarus DNA segment above includes these coding regions:
- a CDS encoding MarR family transcriptional regulator, whose protein sequence is MSTSEPFRQETPARGTWDDVKDLPPSAKLVAKVLEYNDTMTQQQIAEETLLPARTVRYALSRLDEENVIESRFSFSDARKRLYSLAIDD